The Esox lucius isolate fEsoLuc1 chromosome 5, fEsoLuc1.pri, whole genome shotgun sequence genome includes a region encoding these proteins:
- the zgc:171579 gene encoding G-protein coupled receptor 4: MLKKVSNGFSAFEQLTQEAIMYGTPIPNSSEKYLNDGNACALDLSQDSVYLPVLYGLFFVVGTPLNLMALYGLYRLIKSEHVLPVYVINLLLSDLLQLFTLPLWMDYYIRGHSWRFGSASCKLMGVVFYVSIYVSIVFMCVIAVERYLAIAKPLRFHRLRKVRFARWMSLSIWVIVAVPPCIAFNMLNFGGKHTMCIEKYPSEERFVVYRLITLSLTFILPLAFIFSLYWKTLRALSATSALAPEEKQRIRGLLTLLVVIFVVVLGPYHITGCVKYVGLLLHRDNCQWERSVFMPYQVGRGLLSLNSLLDPVLYTFMRSDFRAALGHHLPCMRRRRGSRSAVSGHMSTSGTAVSFFGSRD, encoded by the exons ATGCTTAAAAAGGTTTCCAACGGCTTCTCTGCATTCGAACAGCTCACACAGGAG GCCATCATGTACGGGACTCCAATTCCCAACTCCAGTGAAAAATACCTGAATGACGGCAACGCTTGTGCCCTGGACCTCAGCCAGGATTCTGTATATCTCCCAGTGCTCTACGGCCTGTTCTTCGTCGTCGGCACGCCTCTCAATCTCATGGCCCTGTATGGCCTGTACCGCCTGATCAAGTCCGAGCACGTCTTGCCGGTGTACGTGATCAACCTGCTCCTCTCTGATCTCCTCCAACTGTTCACCCTGCCTCTGTGGATGGACTACTACATCAGGGGGCACAGCTGGCGATTCGGATCGGCTTCTTGCAAGCTGATGGGGGTCGTCTTCTACGTCAGCATTTACGTGAGCATCGTCTTCATGTGTGTCATAGCCGTGGAGCGGTACCTGGCCATCGCCAAACCCCTGAGGTTCCACCGTCTGCGCAAGGTGAGGTTCGCCAGATGGATGTCCCTGAGCATCTGGGTCATCGTGGCGGTGCCGCCGTGCATTGCCTTTAATATGCTCAACTTCGGCGGCAAACACACCATGTGCATCGAGAAGTATCCGTCCGAGGAGAGGTTCGTCGTCTACCGACTGATCACCCTGTCCCTAACCTTCATCCTCCCGCTCGCCTTCATCTTCTCCCTCTACTGGAAGACTCTGCGGGCCTTGTCGGCCACCAGCGCCTTGGCACCAGAGGAGAAGCAACGCATCCGGGGCCTCCTCACCCTGCTGGTGGTCATCTTCGTCGTCGTCCTCGGGCCGTACCACATCACGGGCTGCGTGAAGTACGTCGGGCTTCTCCTCCACAGGGACAACTGCCAGTGGGAGAGGTCTGTGTTCATGCCCTACCAGGTGGGCAGGGGCCTGCTGAGCCTGAACAGCCTGCTGGACCCGGTGCTGTACACTTTCATGCGGAGCGATTTCAGGGCGGCCTTGGGCCATCACCTGCCCTGCATGAGGCGGCGGCGGGGGTCCAGGTCTGCCGTGAGTGGACACATGAGCACCTCCGGGACTGCTGTTAGCTTTTTCGGATCACGCGACTAA